The genomic DNA AATTATAAGGAATAAATTTAGCAATGATTCGTACTCTATTGATGAACTATCATACGAAAAGAATCTTTATGATAAAACACTTTCAGTACTCCTTCTGTTCAATATTGAAACCTACCGAAAATCGGAACCCAACTTCAGATTTCCGTTTGCCTACTACAAAAGTACAGACTGGAGTTTAGAACATATTCATGCACAAAAGGCCAATGATTTAAAAACAAAAAAAGAAATATTATCATGGCTCATCGATTTAGAAGCGTTAATTAAGGACAAGAAAGATGAGAATAAGGATGTTGAAGTAAATTTTATTAAAAACAAAAGTGAAATTACAGATGGACTAAACACACTATCAGATAATGAAGAAGTCAAGGATTTTAAAATAAAAGCAATAATTGCTTCACTGGAAGAAGAGACTAGTATCTATTTACAAAAAGATAGCATTAGAAATCTAGCTCTATTAGATGGAAAAACAAACACCAAGATAGGAAACAATACGTTTAAAGATAAACGCAATACTATTCTTAAAATTGACAGAAAAGAAGATGTAGAGTATACGAATTTATTTATCCCAATTTGTACAAGAAATGCCTTTATGAAATACTACTCGGGAGCTAATGTACAATTTGAACTATGGGGATTTGATGACCGAAAACTATATCTTGAGAATATAAAAAGCACATTACAAAACTACTACAAAGATGGAAACAACTAAATCAAGCAATAAATATACCTTTTGGAGTCTTATAGGTGAGCATAGAATTGAAATACCCGTAATACAACGTGATTATGCACAAGGTAGAGATAACTCAAAGGTTAATGATATTCGAGAAACCTTTGTGGCACAACTAAGGAATACAGTAGTTAATGGTGAATTGCTGCATCTTAATTTTGTGTATGGTAAAATTAGAGGCATTTTAAATGAGAAAAGGTTTAAAGATAATACTGCAGCAGTTTATAGTATGCTTGATTCGGTAAAAATATACGCCAAGAATCTGGAGTTAGATTTAAGGATTGAAATAACCGAAGAAAAAATAGACGAAGAAAAAAGCACAAAAACATCTTTTCTACCACTCGATGGGCAGCAAAGGCTTACAACTCTATACTTACTGCATTGGTATATTCTTGCACGTCTCGGTAAATATGATGAAATAGGGAAACTAAATAAGTTTAGTTATCAAGTACGACCAAGTTCTAAAGATTTTTGCAAAGAACTTGTGAATGTTATAAAAAATAAGATTACGAATTTTGACTTTACAGGGATTATATCTGAACAAATAAAAGACTCTAATTGGTTTTACACAACTTGGAGTAACGATCCTACTGTAGAGGCTATGCTCAATATGATAGATGAAATTCATAAGCAATTTAAAGATTTAGATATAGAGAAACTCAAAGAATGTTGGGAAAATCTTTCAGCAAACAATATAGTTAGCTTTGAATTTTTGAATCTCGACGATTATGATCTTACAGATGATTTATACATTAAAATGAATTCGAGAGGTGTACCGTTGACTCCATTTGAAAATTTCAAATCGTATTTATTTGAGCAAATTGAAAAATGGGATAAAGAAAATGATGCTGACAATAGTGAGAACTGTAGTTGTATTTATGTACCACAATGGACGGAAAAATTTGATACAAAATGGACTGATCTCATCTGGGAGAATAAAGATGAAAAAAATTACCTTATTGATGAAGAGTTTATGCGCTTTGTACGTAATATGGCGCAAATTTACATGGTTAGAACTGCTAAATTAACTGATGATTCAGAGGGTAAGCAGAATGATTTGATTATAAGAGAAATGGCTACCATAAAAGGAGATGATGGTGAGTACATTTACAAAAGCAATAAAGCAATATTAGAGAGTATAGTGCCTGATTACTTAGAAAATCGGTACGAATACCTTAATGAGATGTTGCTATTATTAGATAAAATTTCAGATAGTAACAGGTTGATCAATCGCATACTCAACCGAGAAGATAAAACGATTAATTATTTTGGCAAGACGAAAAATGAACCATTTAAAAATTTCATAACAGGTGTGATGTCATACCCTGACAAGGTAAATTTTTATGCAATGGCAAAATACTTACTAAAGATTGAAAATGTAGAAGATGATGCATTCTTTAGTTGGATGAGAGTTGTTAGAAACCTAGTGGAAAATAGTAGAATAGATAATGCCGCAGATTTTAAGAGAGCACTACTAGGTATTGACAACTTGAGCGATGGTATTAATAACATCTTGGACTATATAATTAATAAAGGGGAATTAGAAGGTTTTGACAAAAAGCAGGTTAAAGAAGAGATCGTCAAGGCTAAATATGTTGCTAACAATAGCTGGGAACAATTAATTATACAATTCGAAAACAATGCCTACTTCAAAGGACAGATTGGATTTTTATTTACTATGTCAAAGGAAGAAAAAAGTGAATCGCACGACCTTGAGAAGTTTAGATCTTATGGAATAAAGAGTTGCAATATTTTTGATAAGAAATACAACATAAACTCTAGCAAGCTAGAACAAAATGATAGCGTACTCCTTGAACAAGCTTTGCTTACTCAAGGTAATTATCTACTCAAGGTAGATGGCAGTAATCATAGTTTTATGAAGATGTACTCTACGGGTAAAAGAAATGATTGGAGAAGTGTGTTTTTTCAAGATGGTGATAAACTAACTCTGTACAAGCAACTACTCGATAAATTGGAGGAAACAAAAGAAATTGAGGGCATGCAAGAGTTGGTTAAAAGCACACGTACCTCAGATTGGAGAGACAAATTGCTTCTATATCCCGAACTGATTAGGTTCTGTAGGGAGAGTTTAGTTAGATTCGAAGGTGATAGGGTACTTCTGGTAGGTAGCAGTTCAGCAAGTGGTTACAATGCAGAACTATACTCGTATTCTCTATATTTAGAGCAATTCATCAAGTATAGAGGGAATGAGGAAAATGATATAATGCCTTTATTTACCAGAATAGATTACTGTTATGGACGTGGAACTTCTGAAAAAGCGTTTATCTACCTTGAATATAAAGACCTTAATAAGGTATACTATCAACTTAGAATATGCTTTGAAGCAAGTTTAAAATTATATAGACTTAGTTTGTATAAAGAGATGGATCATGAGCATGTTGATAGGTTGCTAAAGGTTTTTAGAGCAGAAAATGTGCAGCCAGAAGGGAAAGAATATTTTTTGAAGGATGAAGCGAATGGTACTATACTGGCTCATTATACAATAGAGAAGAGCCTTGAATTGAAAGGAAAACTTTTGGCAGAAGTTGATTTAGTAACAGAGGGATAGAATTGAATTTGGATTAACAATCAAACACATAAATGGGCTGTCCAAAAAGAATGGGACAGCCCATTTTTTTGCCTTTTTTATTCACTTTACTATATAAGAACGAATACAAAAATTCAATTTTTCAGAAAATGAGCAGACTTTTTTGTCAGCCTCTTTAATAAATTGAGTTCAACTTATTTTGCGTGGCTGATACCTCTGACTTTTTTGTCGTAGATATCGTTGAACCAAATGTGCTTGAACATGTGGTTTACTTTGTCTTCTGAGAGTTTGTTGTAGAAGTCGAGCTTGGTGTTAATGAAATTTAGCAGTTCGTTGTCTATCTCCTCAAAGAATTTATCCTGGATGTTATCTTTGGTGTTGTGGGCATTGAAGAATGACATTAACTCTTGGTTGTCGTAGATGTTCTTCTTCATTCGCTCAAAATCTACCTTATCTTCATCCTTAAGTTCTAGGCCAAAGGTGTCGTTTAGGGTTTTGATGATATGGCTAAGCAAATCGAACTCACTCTCGGCTGGTTTTGCGCTGCCGCCCGGTGTCATGCCTTGCATGGCGGTATCGGATGATTCGAGGGTTAAATCGGTGGTATACTGATGCTGTAGTTTATAGCTGTCGAGGTCTACCTCCTCTAGCACTTCGGTTGGTAGGGCTTCCTTTGTGTATGGTAGCTTTTTATAGAGGTTCGTAAGCAGTACATAGTACTTCTCGAGCAACACATCGGCAAAGGTCATTATTGGGGCAATGAAACGGTAGAAGCGAATGTAGTTTTTACAGGCCGTTTTAAATTCGAACTGCTGCTCGGCATCCAACTCTATGGAGTACCTGCGAACAATTTCGTTAAGAATGGGCTGAAGCTTTTCCTTGTGGTCGCCCTTTTTAAAGAATAGTTCGGCAAAGCGCTCGATGTCGTTCCCGTAAATGATGTTGAACGAGTCTATCTTATTTTGAATATCGTAGAGGCTGTTAGGATCGGTTTGGTCGTCGAGTTCCATGTAGTTGCTACCGTAGTATTTCTGGAAGTCTTCCTGAACCTTTTCGGGGTCGTTTACAAAGTCGAGTACCATGGTTGTATCCTTACCCGAGCAGGTGCGGTTTAACCTACTTAGCGTTTGCACGGTATTTGGCCCACCCAATTTTTTATCGACAAACATGGTATGGAGTAGCGGCTCGTCAAAACCGGTTTGGTACATGTTGGCCACGATAAGGATGCGGAATTGTGGCATCTTTAGCGCATCTGGAATCTCTATACGACCACCAAGGTTGTTCATGTTTTCCTTAGTGTAGTCCAAGCCCGTTTCGGAATCGGTAACCGTACCGCTAAAGGCAACAAGCGCCCCATAAGGAAGCCTCATTTCACGCATTATCTCATCGAATTTTCGCTTAAAGCGAACAGCATGTAGGCGAGAACGGGTTACGAGCATAGCACGAGCCTTGCCCTGAATTTCGTTCTGGGTATGTGCTACAAAGTGCTCAATCATAATGCGAGCCTTTTTCTCGATGGCGTGGTCCTGTAAATCGACGAAGGAGGCAAGTAGTCGAACCGTTTTCTTCTTGTCGTACTCCTTATCCTCGATATCTCTCCGCTTGATGAGTTTGTAGTAACGTTTCCAACTCATGTAGTTTTTAAGCACATCCTTGATGAAGCCTTCCTTGATGGCCTGCTCCATTGTGTACTTGTCGAAAGCATCCTTTTTATTGCCTATGACTGTTCCAAACATTTCGATGGTCTTGTCTTTTGGAGTTGCCGTAAAGGCAAAGAAGGAGACGTTCTTTTGGTCGCCCTTTGCCCTGATTTCCTCCATGATGATATCGTCCAACGATTTGTCGGTGCCATCCAGTTTTTCGGCTTCGTCGAGCGATAGAGTCTTACGAAGGTGGCGGGCAGCCTCGCCAGTTTGCGAGCTGTGCGCTTCGTCGATAATTACCGCGTAGGTTTTATCCCTATTTTGTACTATAGATTCGGAGATTACAGGAAACCTAAATAGGGTGGTTACAATTATTGGCGTACAGTTTTCGATTGCCTTAGCAAGAACAGAACTTGGCTGGCTGTCGTCGATATAGACAACGGCACCAGGAACCTGCTCGAACTGGCGAATACTATCCTGTATTTGCCTATTTAGCACCCTACGATCGGTTACCACAATGGTGCTGTTGAAAAGCGCCTTGTTGTCGTTGATGTTTTGGTAAAAGCCAGAGAGGCGGTGGGCAAGCCATGCAATAGTGTTAGACTTACCAGAACCAGCCGAGTGCTGGATGAGGTACTTATTCCCAACTCCATCCTTTTTGAGAGCGCTTAATAGGCGTTCTACAGCTCGGCGTTGGTGATATCGGGGGAATATCAAAACCTCCTTCTCGCTCTCCCTGATTTTTCCAGTCCTTGTATCGAAGTACTTATCCTTGTTTACCTGAACGTTGATGTAGTTCTGTGTCAGGTTAAGTAACGAGTCTTTGTTTAAGACATCCTCCCAAAGGTAAGCTGTTGCATAGTTGTTGTCGTCGGTGTTAACCAATCCCTTGTTAAAGGGCAGGAAGTAGGTGCTTTTCCTTTTTAACTCAGTACACATGGCCACCTTTTCGGTGCTAACCGCAAAGTGCACCAAGCAGCGCTTAAACTCGAAAAGCGGCTCCTTAGGGTCGCGGTCTTTGATGTACTGCTTTATGGCGTCGGAAAGGTATTGACCTGTAAGGGCATTCTTTAGTTCGATGGTAACCACCGGCATGCCATTGACAAAGAGCACAACATCCACCGAATTCTCGTTTTGATGGGAGTACTTGAGCTGGCGTACAACCGTGAGACGGTTTTTTTTGTACCAATCCCAATGCTCAGGCGATTTGTCGTGCTGGGGTTTAAAGTAAACCGTATCGAGATGCTGACCGCATATCTTAAGCTTCATGCGGAAGTAGGCAAGCGTTTTATTTTTTTCCTTGCGAATGAGCTCCGAAGCATAGTAGGCTATTTTTCTGTCGGTATCGGCACCATATTGCTCCTCGATTTTTTGATACTTTTCAAACTGCGTATCCTTAATAAAATCGATGAGGTCTTCCTGTATTAGGCATAAATCCTTATCGTAACAAGCGGTAGTTTTTGTTACATACTCGGAGAAGTCGGGATTGATGTTGCGACTTAAGTATCGAGTGATATGCTCTTCTAAGTGTTCCTCTCTGGTGCCTGTTGACATAATCTAAGCTTTATTCATTTAAAGGATTTACAACCCAATATCCACCGCTATCGCTACCGATACGACTGATGGTACCCTTATCCTTAAGGTTGGCGAGCTGTTTTTCGACGGCTCTGGATGTAATCCCAAGCCTTTCGGCCATCTCGGCAATGGTAATATGCTGGTTCTCCCAAATCATTTCCACGATTTTCACCGAACTTTTCACCGAACTTTTCACCGAACTTTTCACCGAACTTTTAGAAGGACGTTGTAAAATAACGGTAAAGATACCACTCGTGTTGAAAAGCGGCAAAGGAAGACTGGCCTCCTTCATGAGCTCGCGCATACGAACGATACCAGAGCCCAACTTCTCGACCAAGTGCATACGTGCAAAAAGGCCAAAAATAAGAGGGTTGCGGGAGTAGCTCTTGGTACCAAACTCGGCTGTAGGAATGGCGCTAACCAAACCACCTGGGTTGGAAATCTCTACCCTGTCTTCGAAAATTTCGATAAGGATAGAGCCACCCTTATCGTAGTAGTCGCGGTGCGCTAGGGCGTTAATAATAGACTCCTTAAATACCGTTTCGGGTATTTCCCAAATCTCCTTTCGAGGGCCAGACCCCTGACCTTCTATGTCGTAAGTAACATCGAGTTTGGAGCTAATCCAACTCATGGACTGCCTAAATTGAGCGTAAAGGTTTCCACCAAAAGACTTGTCGTCGGTGATGAATCGCTTGTCGGAACCGCTGTAGGCAACGCAACGAACGATGGCAGTTTCGATTATGGCGTTGGGTTCCTTACCAAAGAAAAGAACAGAGCCATTCTTAAACTGTCCCGACTCGGTAAGCAGCTTAAGGTTGCTAAAAATCTGCCCATCGGAGACGTAAGCGCCTATTTTTGATTCGGCCTTAAAGTGCTGTAGGAAATCCTCGTCAACCATAGCGGAGGGCTGGAAGGCTGGGCAGGCCACCTCGTCGAAGTATATTTTATCGGACTGCTGGAAGAAGTCGCGCATCTGCTCGGCAGTGGTTAACTTCTGGGAGTTGGGGCCAATGCGAACAAAGATGGAACCCAAAAAGACGTAGGGTTTATTTGGACCAGAAGGAACTTCGATAACCCCAATGGATTTACCATCCACCTCAACCACCGAAAGCGAGCAGGAGAGCGGGGGTGAAATCTCGCTTAGGCTGTTTTGAATGGAAGAGCGTTTGGCGTTATCAATTGGGGCGCCAACAATTTGGTTTTGGTCGTTTACGCCAATAAGCACAACACCGCCTGCCGCATTGGCAAAGGCGCAAACCTCCTCGGTAATATCCTTTACCTTGGAGGGAACCGATACCTTGAACTCTGCGTTGTAGCCTTCACCCGAGGCGGCCAACAGCTTAATATCTTCGGGTGTTACCATGTGCTTCTACTCGTTAGGTTGCCAATCTCTTAAATCAATCTTGCCTGTTACTGCCTCTGAGATTAGGGATTGGCGGTATTCTTTGAGGTTTTCAATTTGTTTAGTCGATTTTTCAATTAGGATATCGAAATCATTTGTTTTCTTTTGTAGGTATGAGCATATTTCATTTTGTTCTTCAAGTGATGGTTTGCATAGAAAAACATTGTTCAAATTGTCTTGAGTCATACTAGGTACAGCACTACTCTCTTGAAGCAGTTGAAAGGGAATCTGCTGGCATAAATAGAAAACAAACAAAGGAATACAATTCTCTCTTATTTCAGTATAAAATAATGTATCTACAGTCCAAAATGGTTCTTCAACATATTGAGGTTTGTCAATAGTACCTTTTCTTCCTAATAAAACTGAAGGTTTGTCATAAAGATATTCAGAAGCACGCCCAAATTCGCCCCCTGTACCTAAAACGGGGTATCCACCTTCTTCAATTTCAACTGGTTTTTGGTCTTTACCATTACGAATTTTGGCTATGTATTTAAATTTAACAAGTTTCCAATTTTCTGGCACCTGCCCCAGCCACTCAATGCCGCTATCCTTCATTTTTGCGTTAGGGTTGAGCCCTTTGGTAACGGCCTCGTTAATAACGGTCTGGCGCTTTTGCTTAAGGAGTGTTATGAGCTGCTCCTTTTGGGCAATAAGCTCGTCGATAATGGAGGTTTGGTGGTCGAGGTATTTGGCTATTTGGGTTTGTTCATGGATTGGAGGATGTGGAACTGTTAGACACTCTATTGTTGATTTTCCTAATCCAAAGCGTGTAACGCCATTTGAATTAGTTTCGAAATAAGCTTTAACTTGAGATGACTGAATAAATCTGAATAAGAAATTAGATATTAGTTTGTTAGAATCTGATTCTATAATAGCTAAATGATATCCACAAACTGAGTTAGGAATATCCTCCTCAATAAATGTAGGAATGCCAATATCGTTTGCACTCTCTGAATCTTTCGTAATAATAACTTGACCCTTTGCTAATGAATAGTTTTCAAATTCTTTAGCATTACAAGTTCCTTTGCTGAGTTTTGAACTTTTGTTAATTTTTTGATTATTATAAGCATCAGGGTAATGACAAATTGAGACTGACAGTTCATCTTCAAATTCATGCCTATCAACACTACTAAATTTTGTCGTAGAGTTGAATTTAAGTTTTATAGGTCGCCAATGCTCAGGTATTTCACCTAACCACTCAATCCCGCTGTTCTTATATTTTTCGTATGGCTTCATTATCCTAGCAGCTCCTTTAGCAGTTGGGTAATGCCCTTTTGGTTTGGGGTACCAAACTCGAGGGCTTCGATTTCGGCCTTAATTTTGGAAGATGGGCGCAGGCTCTTGTACTCGTAGAAGTACTTGGTAAAGTTTACCTCATAGCCAATACGGGTTTTGGTGAAGTCGATCCAGGCATCGGGCACATGGGGCAGCACCTCGGTGGCGAAGTACTCCTCGATATCTACGTTCATGGGGATGTTTTCCCTATCGCGCTTCTTGCTGTCGGGTTTAAGGTTGCCGCTGCGGTCTTTCACCTTTTTCCCCTTGCTGTCGTACTCGGGCTGCTCGATGGTTATTTGGTAGAAGCCAAAGAAGTCGTTATCGAAGATTTTGCAGTAGGGACCTTGCTCGTAGGCGTTGTAAATCCTTACGATTTCGTCGATGTGGAAATCCTCAATTTTGTTGCGCTTGTTGCCAAGGCTACGCTTTTCGGGGCGGCAGAAGCCAACGATTTTATTCTCCTTATCCTCAGGAACGTTGGCATTGATGAGCTGCACCTTGCCGCGACGGTGGGCAGGCTTGTTATTATCCAGAAACCAGATGTAGGTGTTGATACCCGTGTTGTAGAAGAGGTCTTTAGGTAGGGCTATGATACAGTCGAGCCAGTCGTTCTTGATAATCCATTTGCGGATTTCGCTCTCGCCGCTACCTGCATCGCCCGTAAAGAGGGGTGAACCATTAGTGACAACCGCAATTTTACCGCCCTCGCGCTCCATCTTGCTCACCATGTGCTGAACGAACAGCAGCTGACCATCGCTGGTGCGAGGTAGTCCCGCATAGAAGCGACCGGCAGGGTTGGCGCTTTCGTTTTGGATAAACTTGGCATCCTTAGCCCATGTTACCCCATAGGGTGGGTTGGCAAACTGGTAGTGGAAGTGCTTACCCGTAAACCTATCTTGGGTAAAGGAGTTGCCATGGCGGATATTGTCGACATTCTCGCCGGTGATAAGCGCCTCGGATTTTGCGATGGCATAGGATTGCTCGTTAATCTCCTGTCCAAACGTTTTTAGAATGGGCTTGGTGTCTGTATCGGCGCAAAGCACATCGAGCACATAGTTTTTAGCGAGATTTATCATACCCCCTGTCCCCATCGCTGGGTCGTAGATGGTACGTATGGTTCCGGGTTGCGAGAGCTTCTCCTTTTCGGTGCTGAAAACAACGCGTACCATGAGGTCGATAACATCGCGGGGGGTAAAGTGCTCCCCTGCGGTTTCATTGCTCTGCTCGTTGGAGATACGAATCAACTCCTCGAAGATGTATCCCATTGAGTGGTTATCAACCGTTTCGGGGCTGAGGTCGACCTTACAGATGGCATCTATCATCTGGTAGAGCAGCTTGTTCTTGATAAGACGACCGATAATCTTTTCGAACTGGAAGTTCTCGATGATATCCTTCACCTCTTGGTTGAACCCGTTGAGGTAGTTGTTGAAGTCAATTTCGATGGTTTTAGTATTCTCCTTAAGGCTTTCGAGGGTGTGCCTCGACGTGTTATAGAACTGTAAACCACCAGCAGCCTTGCGAAGGATTGGGTCGAGTTTATCCTCGGGTACCTTATCCTTAAAGTCGATATAGGCCTTGCGTACCTTTTCGTTTACAGGGGCGAGGATACAGTCGAGGCGACGGATAACAACGAAAGGGAGGAGCACGTCGCCAATCTCGTTCTTTTTGAAGGTATTCCAGAGTACCTTATCGGTTATCTCGAAAATGAACTTTACGTCCACCTTGTTATTGCTCATTGGTTTTGGATTTGTCGTTTTGGATTGTGGTACAAAGTAAACACTTAATAGTGCACTAGACGTGCACTGTTATGGGAAATTTAGAAATATACTTTTATACGTCATTTAAAAGCCTGTTTATTAACGACATATCATTGTTATAATTTCCGAGAATTCTGAAATTTTGAGTTGCACCTCGATTGTTAATATATGCAGCAATTGAACGGTAGTTAGATTTTAAATCTATTAAATCAGATTCAATAGATATAAAGTCAGTATCACCTTCGTGTGGCTCTATCCTATTAAAAATTCTATCGCATCTAAAATCATTTTTGCTTCTTACTGTTTTATTGTCTTTTACTTTAAATACTGCAAATCCTTTATCGCAGACTGAGTTGATGTAATTTAGCATTAACCTTCTTTTATGAATGGTTTTTGTAAAAACAACCTCAAAAATAATTGAATATGGTCTTAAGGAAGAAATAGCAGACTGTAATTCACTTGTTAATTTTTCACACCATTCCTGTGATTTATTATTGTCATTTGCAAATACAGTAAGGTGAAAATCTATTTTTAGAGTTGGTGGTAAAAAAGCATCAACTAATTGTATTAAATTTGATTTACCAACAGTTTCTCCTCTTTCTTCATCTGCAAATAGAAAATCATCTGTAATTACTAGAGCATTTGAGGGAGGAAGTGGAATACTTACTAAATTTTTCCATCCTTTATTTTTATGATCTTCGAATATTTTATCTTTTGGAAGATCTCTGTAATATGTTCCTTTTAATATGTTATCTTCAATATTTTGGGCACTTTGAACAATTACACCATAGTTTTTTTGCAATGATTCAGTCGTAATAGTATCATAGTTTAAAAAGAATGCAGACCTTGGTTTTTCTTTGATTATTGAATTATCATCATATATACTGTCAAAAAATGGTTTTAGAGCTATTGGTCTTTTACCTCCTGTTAGATTTACAAATATCGAAATTGGAGTTTCAGCATCAATCTCAGCATCAAGTTCTTGATCTGTAATATTAAGACATATATCTGCATGATTGCAGAAAATCTTGAACCAATTTGGTGAGTCTTCGTTGAAAATAACAATATTTTCAAAGATTTCCTTTTCGGCGAATATGGTGAACATTAGTTATTTCTTTGTCTTTTAATTTTCATTAGTTCTAATGTACGTAATGATGCTTCATCATAAAATCCACTCCCAAAATTCGGAGATATTGAGCCGTCAGAATTATATCCAATCTTATAAGGATTACCTTCTTCGGGAAAATAGAATAGGTTGAAAGGGTTTATATTAGGAGATACTTCTAAATCGTTTTCAGCTACAATTACTTGAGATTTACGAGTTAAGTATTCTGAGTGGGTTTCAATAATCAACTTAATATTATACTTGTCGTAAACTTCATAGAAAAGTTCAGAAAGAAGACTCTGAAGTTTTGGATGTAAATTTAATTCAGGTTCCTCAATTAAAACTGTATAATCTTTCTTGAATTTCTGAGCCTTAGCGATAATGCAACCTAGACGAACAATAAGCAGCATGGCTTGAATGGAACCCATGCCCTTATCGGCTAAGGCTATTTGTGAGTTTTTATCTGACACTAATACCTCGTAGGCTTCGCCAGCATGTAGTTCGGCAGTGAAGGAGTCGCCCACCTCAAACAGTTTCATCCACTTTTCGATGAATTTGTAGGCATCCTTGCCTTTGTCCTTATCGATGTTTAGCTGCTTGTACTCATGAATAGCTTGAGCAAGCGCGTTGTTTTTATCCCTAATGGCAAAGAGGGCTGATTGCTTGGCGGGGTTGGCGCCAAGGTATACTAGAGCTAGGTTGTCGATTGTTTGGTTGTATGCTTTTATAGCATCTCTAACTTTTTTCTCAGCATGATAAAATGCTCTTAAATCAGCAAATATTGTAGAAACCAAAGTCTTTTCTTGACTTTTTATAAATTCCGGTTTGTATTGATTATTTATTATTTCAACAATAGCTTCGTCAAGAATTTTATTTAAATCTTTTACGTTAGAAAAAAACGAAGCCAGAATAAAGTCATTGCT from Acetobacteroides hydrogenigenes includes the following:
- a CDS encoding type I restriction-modification system subunit M, which encodes MSNNKVDVKFIFEITDKVLWNTFKKNEIGDVLLPFVVIRRLDCILAPVNEKVRKAYIDFKDKVPEDKLDPILRKAAGGLQFYNTSRHTLESLKENTKTIEIDFNNYLNGFNQEVKDIIENFQFEKIIGRLIKNKLLYQMIDAICKVDLSPETVDNHSMGYIFEELIRISNEQSNETAGEHFTPRDVIDLMVRVVFSTEKEKLSQPGTIRTIYDPAMGTGGMINLAKNYVLDVLCADTDTKPILKTFGQEINEQSYAIAKSEALITGENVDNIRHGNSFTQDRFTGKHFHYQFANPPYGVTWAKDAKFIQNESANPAGRFYAGLPRTSDGQLLFVQHMVSKMEREGGKIAVVTNGSPLFTGDAGSGESEIRKWIIKNDWLDCIIALPKDLFYNTGINTYIWFLDNNKPAHRRGKVQLINANVPEDKENKIVGFCRPEKRSLGNKRNKIEDFHIDEIVRIYNAYEQGPYCKIFDNDFFGFYQITIEQPEYDSKGKKVKDRSGNLKPDSKKRDRENIPMNVDIEEYFATEVLPHVPDAWIDFTKTRIGYEVNFTKYFYEYKSLRPSSKIKAEIEALEFGTPNQKGITQLLKELLG
- a CDS encoding AAA family ATPase, with protein sequence MNSISFQNFRRFINFPTLEYGGITMLVGKNNSGKSTMVKALLLIHDFLKSKSIESFTFGNSVIEDANIVTFKRALNNSAKINKEEYIIFTNRIGQFEVDVLITGEDDKTNAEIIKFVIRDLFNGFQFVIEPKKSSVIFINKPIDNSRDEESILTNIESKIAELTEIIEHSELKKSSKEYIELIDTRSMFIKKKDELLKRLDICETSDSEEVEDGDSIIDEDFSNDFILASFFSNVKDLNKILDEAIVEIINNQYKPEFIKSQEKTLVSTIFADLRAFYHAEKKVRDAIKAYNQTIDNLALVYLGANPAKQSALFAIRDKNNALAQAIHEYKQLNIDKDKGKDAYKFIEKWMKLFEVGDSFTAELHAGEAYEVLVSDKNSQIALADKGMGSIQAMLLIVRLGCIIAKAQKFKKDYTVLIEEPELNLHPKLQSLLSELFYEVYDKYNIKLIIETHSEYLTRKSQVIVAENDLEVSPNINPFNLFYFPEEGNPYKIGYNSDGSISPNFGSGFYDEASLRTLELMKIKRQRNN